In the Maribacter sp. MJ134 genome, one interval contains:
- a CDS encoding DUF4230 domain-containing protein, whose product MDNVLEVFLGLILGAISMYWLFSFFRKKQSKEITSHQSTVLLEKIRSVCKLISVEGDFAEIYKYENTKERFLSLVSSKKKALIVIKAKAQIGYDLKKIFMHADDGKKKIILTNFPEPEVLSISPEMEFYDVKNGLFNTFTPDDLTTLNQEAKNHILEKIPESGLMDTARKEALQTVLLIEKIVETIGWKLDYTALEITEKQKELLDK is encoded by the coding sequence AAGTTTTTCTGGGATTAATATTAGGAGCCATTAGCATGTACTGGCTATTTTCTTTCTTTAGAAAAAAACAAAGCAAGGAGATTACATCGCATCAGTCTACCGTATTGTTAGAAAAAATAAGAAGTGTATGTAAGTTAATATCCGTGGAGGGCGATTTCGCCGAGATTTATAAGTATGAGAATACCAAAGAGCGCTTTCTAAGTTTGGTGAGCAGTAAGAAAAAGGCGCTCATAGTTATTAAAGCAAAAGCGCAAATAGGGTATGATCTGAAGAAAATTTTTATGCATGCCGATGACGGAAAGAAGAAAATCATCCTAACCAATTTTCCTGAGCCAGAGGTACTTTCCATATCCCCAGAAATGGAATTTTACGATGTAAAAAACGGACTCTTCAACACATTTACCCCTGATGATCTGACTACGCTGAACCAAGAGGCAAAAAATCATATTCTAGAGAAAATACCGGAAAGTGGTTTGATGGATACGGCTAGAAAGGAAGCTTTGCAGACCGTGCTTCTTATTGAAAAAATTGTAGAAACCATTGGTTGGAAGCTAGATTATACCGCTCTGGAGATTACCGAAAAACAAAAG